Proteins from a single region of Flaviflexus salsibiostraticola:
- a CDS encoding glycosyltransferase, translating into MPQRCAEAMAALGHESSVFAGDLHSLEPLEEKDTVENGIPVHWIGISPYLSWADTKNFNNPAVARAFARHLAAVKPDIVHIHSLQTLGGGLIDAARAVGAKIVVTMHDFWWICSRQFLVDTEFRPCSIVRDCGECQCSVSAEWLTARNEWLAQRLAHADLILVPSAAMGQAIIANGVPAKLVRVNENGVDLAGVADRRRSDGAVRFLYAGGGDRLKGFHVLADAVTGARVAPGTSLSVYGADLAGPDWVSSRPAFDPAELAGVLAEHDVLILPSLARESHSILTREALGAGLAVITSNTPGPSEAVHDGVNGRVIATGSAEQLRSAIEELSDPAAAAALMGHGSAVRTVTPNEQMSELESFYRSLVGGQNVSLGAAGEAIEQLIRDVVFITGIQGAPGRYRAHLPAEALATRGISATIHTYRDPALPERVAQADAVVFYRVPATPQILELIESIRSSERTIPILGDVDDLIFDPEIEPLLDNLATLTPEERDLWREGIHRYRTTLENCDYFIGSTQTVSSEAARLIGIPAHTYHNGVSALLARASERELTRERADGPLRIGFFSGTKTHDADWASIEPAIARVLEQRDVELWLGGLVVPTGILDRFADRIVRLPLVPWQELPAYLRDVDVCLAPLTGGSIFNEAKSAIKWLEAALVETPTVATPTQPFREVIRNGETGYLASTEDEWVEHILTLLDDPALRSRIGSTARQEALLTRSPAVQGEEAEAILREAWAHVGKHGHHTGSQFPPVTRDEPFTPLAVDIEPYELEPGTSRPAAQATRLLRKVGASIRHDGLKVTVNKAGTRLRSRLSR; encoded by the coding sequence ATGCCCCAGCGGTGCGCGGAGGCGATGGCGGCGCTTGGCCACGAGTCCTCTGTCTTCGCGGGCGATCTCCATTCCCTCGAGCCGCTCGAGGAGAAGGACACGGTCGAGAACGGCATCCCCGTCCACTGGATCGGGATCTCCCCGTACCTCAGCTGGGCCGACACGAAGAACTTCAACAATCCGGCCGTGGCCCGCGCCTTCGCCCGCCACCTGGCCGCCGTCAAGCCCGACATCGTCCACATCCATTCCCTGCAGACACTCGGCGGCGGCCTCATCGACGCCGCCCGTGCGGTGGGAGCGAAGATCGTCGTGACAATGCACGACTTCTGGTGGATCTGCTCGCGCCAATTCCTCGTCGATACGGAGTTCCGGCCCTGCTCGATCGTCCGGGACTGCGGCGAGTGCCAGTGCTCGGTGAGCGCCGAGTGGCTGACCGCCCGCAACGAGTGGCTCGCCCAGCGTCTGGCCCACGCCGATCTCATCCTCGTCCCCTCGGCGGCGATGGGGCAGGCGATCATCGCCAACGGTGTCCCCGCCAAGCTCGTCCGCGTCAATGAGAACGGGGTCGACCTGGCCGGTGTCGCCGACAGGCGCCGCTCGGACGGAGCGGTCCGGTTCCTCTACGCCGGCGGCGGTGACCGACTCAAGGGCTTTCACGTCCTTGCCGACGCGGTCACGGGCGCACGCGTGGCTCCCGGCACGTCCCTCAGTGTCTACGGTGCTGACCTTGCCGGTCCGGACTGGGTCTCGAGCCGCCCGGCCTTCGATCCCGCCGAGCTGGCCGGGGTCCTCGCCGAGCACGACGTCCTCATCCTCCCGTCGCTCGCACGAGAATCCCATTCCATCCTCACCCGCGAGGCCCTTGGGGCGGGGCTCGCCGTCATCACCTCGAACACCCCCGGACCCTCCGAGGCCGTGCACGACGGCGTCAACGGGCGGGTCATCGCCACCGGGTCTGCCGAGCAGCTGCGGTCCGCCATTGAAGAGCTGTCCGATCCGGCCGCAGCGGCCGCCCTCATGGGACACGGATCTGCCGTGCGGACCGTGACCCCGAATGAGCAGATGTCAGAACTCGAGAGCTTCTACCGAAGTCTTGTCGGTGGTCAGAATGTCAGCCTCGGTGCCGCGGGCGAGGCGATTGAGCAGCTGATCAGGGACGTCGTCTTCATCACCGGCATCCAGGGCGCCCCCGGCCGGTACCGGGCGCACCTGCCCGCCGAGGCGCTCGCGACTCGGGGCATCAGCGCCACCATCCACACCTATCGCGACCCGGCCCTGCCCGAGCGGGTGGCGCAGGCAGATGCGGTGGTCTTCTACCGAGTACCCGCCACCCCTCAGATCCTCGAGCTCATCGAATCGATCCGCTCCTCCGAGCGGACTATCCCGATCCTCGGCGATGTCGACGACCTCATCTTCGATCCGGAGATCGAGCCGCTGCTCGATAATCTCGCGACACTGACGCCCGAGGAGCGCGACCTGTGGCGGGAGGGGATTCACCGGTACCGGACCACCCTTGAGAACTGCGACTATTTCATCGGCTCCACGCAGACCGTCAGCAGTGAGGCCGCACGCCTCATCGGCATCCCCGCCCACACGTACCACAACGGCGTCTCGGCGCTGCTCGCCCGCGCCTCGGAGCGGGAGCTCACCCGCGAGCGGGCCGACGGCCCGCTGCGGATCGGCTTCTTCTCCGGCACGAAAACCCACGACGCGGACTGGGCCTCAATCGAGCCCGCCATCGCCCGCGTCCTCGAGCAGCGGGATGTCGAGCTGTGGCTCGGCGGCCTCGTCGTCCCCACCGGGATCCTTGACCGTTTCGCCGACCGGATCGTCCGCCTGCCGCTCGTCCCCTGGCAGGAGCTTCCCGCCTACTTGAGAGATGTCGATGTCTGCCTCGCCCCGTTGACCGGCGGATCGATCTTCAACGAGGCCAAGTCCGCGATCAAGTGGCTCGAGGCCGCGCTGGTCGAGACACCGACCGTGGCTACTCCAACCCAGCCGTTCCGCGAGGTCATCCGCAACGGCGAGACCGGCTACCTCGCCTCGACTGAGGATGAGTGGGTCGAGCACATCCTCACCCTCCTCGATGATCCCGCCCTGCGAAGCAGGATCGGATCCACCGCCCGCCAGGAGGCCCTCCTCACGAGGTCACCTGCGGTTCAGGGCGAAGAGGCCGAGGCGATTCTCCGAGAGGCGTGGGCGCACGTCGGCAAGCACGGCCACCACACCGGCTCGCAGTTCCCGCCGGTGACCAGGGACGAACCGTTCACACCGTTGGCCGTCGATATCGAGCCGTACGAGCTGGAGCCCGGTACGTCACGGCCAGCCGCACAGGCAACGCGCCTCCTGCGGAAGGTCGGCGCCTCGATCCGCCACGACGGGTTGAAGGTCACCGTGAATAAGGCGGGGACGCGACTGCGCTCGCGGCTGTCCCGGTGA
- a CDS encoding S9 family peptidase, producing the protein MSETTAQIYTSLDDFVSTPRISGMATRHGRTVATVATISDKLDSYTSRLVEVGQAPLALTRAKKGESLSAIGERGEIYFTSKREDDRAEDDGVEALWMLPPHGEARVVLRRPDGVDDVVAAGGRLFITASALESTTTEGEHAEVSKKRKDRGVSAILHESFPVRYWDHDHGPAYPRLYVADAPSLDGDDEIELTPIEVPAGRLQGVEVSDDGSAILVTIEQTTVGTVQRQSVHLIRDGRTTPVVIAPAISGEEGDRLADYNAGAFSPSGSLAMIWVETGNRDGHPLRNSIEIADLATGDRRPLSPTFDDWPNEAVWLDESTIILAADRQGRGSLYRVDVEGGEWSLLTEDDCAYHDIGIRDGLVYALQSAIDQPSTPVTVDPATGSVTALPRLTPEIAKVGRLTEVTAAGADGTEVRAWLALPDSDEPAPLAVFVHGGPWGSWNDWTWRWNPGPFVARGYAVLLPDPAISTGYGQAMIDRGNDELGGAPYTDILALVDAAEAREDISGENTALLGGSYGGYMANWMAGHTGDRFSCIVTHASLWNVDMMGRTTDNGEWHEWMAPTQAGTYSPHAFAEQIEVPMLVIHGDKDYRVPISQSHALWHALLRYSKAEGHRFLYYPDENHWILKPSNSVVWYETVLAFLDTHVRGADWRRPDLLG; encoded by the coding sequence ATGAGCGAAACCACAGCACAGATCTACACCTCTCTCGACGACTTCGTCTCCACCCCGAGGATTTCGGGGATGGCGACGCGTCACGGCCGCACAGTCGCGACCGTTGCGACGATCTCCGACAAGCTCGACTCCTACACCTCACGCCTCGTCGAGGTCGGGCAGGCACCGCTCGCGCTGACGCGGGCGAAGAAGGGCGAGTCGCTCTCCGCGATCGGCGAGCGCGGCGAAATCTACTTCACGTCGAAGAGGGAGGATGATCGGGCCGAGGATGACGGCGTCGAGGCACTCTGGATGCTGCCCCCACATGGGGAGGCCCGCGTCGTCCTGCGCAGACCGGACGGCGTCGACGACGTCGTCGCCGCGGGCGGACGCCTCTTCATCACCGCCTCCGCTCTTGAGAGCACCACGACCGAGGGTGAGCACGCCGAGGTGAGCAAGAAGCGGAAGGATCGCGGCGTCAGCGCGATCCTCCACGAGAGCTTCCCCGTCCGCTACTGGGATCACGACCACGGCCCCGCCTACCCTCGGCTCTACGTCGCCGACGCCCCCTCGCTCGACGGCGATGACGAGATCGAGCTGACGCCGATCGAGGTCCCCGCTGGACGGCTCCAGGGCGTTGAGGTGTCGGACGACGGCTCGGCGATCCTCGTGACGATCGAGCAGACGACCGTTGGCACCGTCCAGAGGCAGTCCGTCCACCTCATTCGCGACGGCCGGACCACGCCCGTCGTCATCGCACCCGCGATCTCGGGGGAGGAGGGCGACAGGCTCGCCGACTACAACGCGGGAGCGTTCTCGCCGTCCGGCAGCCTCGCGATGATCTGGGTCGAGACCGGCAACCGCGATGGTCACCCCCTGCGGAACTCGATTGAGATCGCCGATCTGGCGACGGGCGACCGTCGCCCGCTCAGCCCCACCTTCGACGACTGGCCGAACGAGGCCGTGTGGCTCGACGAGTCGACGATCATCCTCGCCGCTGACCGGCAGGGCCGCGGCTCCCTCTACCGGGTCGATGTCGAGGGCGGGGAGTGGTCGCTGCTGACGGAGGACGACTGCGCCTACCATGACATCGGCATCCGCGATGGTCTGGTCTATGCCCTTCAGTCCGCGATCGACCAGCCGTCGACACCCGTCACCGTCGATCCCGCCACCGGATCGGTGACGGCGCTCCCGCGCCTCACCCCGGAGATCGCGAAGGTCGGGAGGCTGACCGAGGTGACGGCCGCGGGCGCGGACGGCACGGAGGTCCGGGCCTGGCTGGCTCTGCCTGACTCGGATGAGCCGGCCCCGCTCGCCGTGTTCGTCCACGGCGGCCCCTGGGGGTCGTGGAACGACTGGACGTGGCGCTGGAACCCGGGGCCGTTCGTCGCCCGCGGCTACGCGGTGCTCCTGCCCGACCCGGCGATCTCAACCGGCTACGGCCAGGCGATGATCGACCGCGGCAACGACGAGCTCGGTGGCGCCCCCTACACCGACATCCTCGCCCTTGTCGACGCGGCCGAGGCCCGCGAGGACATCAGCGGCGAGAACACGGCGCTGCTGGGTGGGTCCTACGGCGGTTACATGGCGAACTGGATGGCAGGCCACACGGGTGACCGGTTCTCCTGCATCGTCACCCACGCCTCTCTGTGGAATGTCGACATGATGGGCAGGACGACCGACAACGGCGAATGGCACGAATGGATGGCGCCGACCCAGGCAGGGACCTACTCTCCCCACGCCTTCGCCGAGCAGATCGAGGTCCCCATGCTCGTCATCCACGGTGACAAGGACTACCGGGTGCCCATCTCCCAGAGTCACGCGCTGTGGCATGCGCTGCTGCGGTACTCGAAGGCCGAGGGCCACAGGTTCCTCTACTACCCGGACGAGAACCACTGGATCCTCAAGCCGTCGAACTCGGTCGTCTGGTACGAGACCGTCCTCGCCTTCCTCGACACCCACGTCCGTGGGGCGGACTGGAGGCGCCCCGACCTGCTCGGCTGA
- a CDS encoding DUF2142 domain-containing protein, with product MQRRLFIGAGALLTAIYLVLLIAWAYASPTFRTPDAPMHYNSVMRLANGGGWPAPGEATLDPDVLTVAIEGGLVPPGAPDVGISHFYRLDGGLIYGNGTRLADVDPLPEHERTVPRFAGEGSVGVDQMTQHPPLYYGLAAGYLTVLGADTWQWDGQLLALRILSALMVVWVVPTAIATARLLGLDRRLALAAGAAVFAIPQLAHIGSAVSNDSLYILAGALLTVVCAKVATTAPRKRDILLVGALLGLGLWTKATFFPFGLIAGLAFLVSPGPMSRARKLVYGVLAGLTGLLIGGYWWARNLVLYGTLQPAGFPNEATDWAGREPDPLAFLRTALGDLAGSFWGKFGWLELPMPATLLVGLTAIAVALAAAGFAAARGRRAALVTLTLVVPVIVVILLVQAWLNHLHTGNVAGMQGRYLFPAVPALAALAAWGIASLRRVGRWAARAGGALLSIAAPLLGLYGLWLMLRAAYPAESLLGISWIRWDAWSIAAGSTLKIWVGLAVLGSAVIMVAGVALAAGRRGDMSAVPSRQLPFRQVPLRGRQAAVPSERAGEMSPGSPREVQEERPSGQSDTPSEGA from the coding sequence ATGCAGCGGAGACTGTTCATCGGCGCAGGCGCGCTGCTGACCGCTATCTACCTCGTCCTCCTCATCGCCTGGGCCTACGCGTCGCCAACCTTCCGCACGCCCGACGCGCCCATGCACTACAACTCAGTCATGAGGCTCGCGAACGGCGGCGGGTGGCCGGCCCCGGGCGAGGCCACCCTCGACCCCGACGTCCTCACCGTTGCCATCGAGGGCGGGCTCGTCCCACCGGGGGCCCCCGACGTCGGCATCTCCCACTTCTACCGCCTCGATGGCGGCCTCATCTACGGCAACGGGACCCGCCTCGCCGACGTTGATCCATTACCGGAGCATGAGCGGACCGTGCCCCGGTTCGCGGGGGAGGGGTCGGTCGGCGTCGACCAGATGACCCAGCATCCGCCCCTCTACTACGGGCTCGCCGCCGGCTATCTCACTGTCCTCGGCGCGGACACGTGGCAGTGGGATGGCCAACTGCTCGCACTGCGGATCCTCTCTGCGCTCATGGTCGTCTGGGTCGTCCCGACCGCGATCGCCACGGCCCGCCTGCTCGGACTGGACAGGCGGCTCGCGCTCGCGGCGGGCGCCGCAGTCTTCGCCATCCCCCAGCTCGCCCACATCGGCTCGGCCGTGTCGAACGACTCCCTCTACATTCTCGCCGGAGCCCTGCTCACCGTCGTGTGTGCAAAGGTCGCCACGACTGCCCCGAGAAAGCGCGACATTCTCCTCGTCGGAGCCCTGCTCGGGCTCGGCCTGTGGACGAAGGCGACCTTCTTCCCCTTCGGCCTCATCGCGGGCCTCGCCTTCCTTGTCTCTCCCGGGCCCATGTCGAGGGCACGGAAGCTCGTCTACGGAGTTCTGGCCGGTCTGACCGGTCTCCTCATCGGTGGGTACTGGTGGGCGCGCAACCTCGTCCTCTACGGCACGCTCCAGCCCGCCGGATTCCCCAATGAGGCCACCGACTGGGCAGGGCGCGAGCCCGATCCCCTCGCCTTCCTCCGGACTGCCCTCGGCGACCTCGCTGGATCCTTCTGGGGCAAGTTCGGCTGGCTCGAGCTGCCGATGCCGGCCACGCTTCTCGTGGGCCTGACGGCGATCGCGGTGGCCCTAGCCGCCGCGGGCTTCGCCGCAGCGCGCGGCCGTCGCGCTGCACTCGTGACCCTCACCCTCGTCGTACCGGTCATCGTCGTCATTCTTCTTGTCCAGGCCTGGCTCAATCACCTCCACACGGGCAACGTGGCGGGGATGCAGGGCAGGTACCTGTTCCCGGCGGTGCCGGCGCTCGCGGCGCTCGCCGCCTGGGGCATCGCTTCGCTCCGCCGCGTCGGGCGCTGGGCCGCCCGTGCGGGCGGCGCGCTCCTGTCGATCGCCGCGCCCCTCCTCGGCCTCTACGGGCTCTGGCTCATGCTTCGGGCGGCCTACCCCGCCGAGTCCCTTCTCGGCATCTCATGGATCCGCTGGGATGCGTGGTCGATCGCAGCAGGTTCGACACTCAAGATCTGGGTCGGCCTCGCCGTCCTCGGCAGTGCGGTGATCATGGTGGCGGGCGTCGCCCTCGCTGCGGGAAGGCGCGGTGACATGTCGGCGGTGCCCTCCCGCCAGTTACCCTTCCGCCAGGTGCCCCTCCGCGGTCGGCAGGCCGCCGTTCCTTCGGAACGCGCGGGGGAGATGAGTCCAGGCTCGCCGCGCGAGGTGCAGGAGGAGCGCCCGTCGGGCCAATCCGACACTCCATCCGAGGGCGCGTGA
- a CDS encoding glycosyltransferase family 2 protein, giving the protein MKVFVQVPCLNEETTLPLVLESIPREIPGVDEVEILIIDDGSTDRTVEVAKEHGVKHFVLHSRNMGLARSFRDGVDYALSHGADIVVNTDGDNQYPQDRIADLVTPIVEGRADIVIADRQTSQIAHFSHFKKLMQNVGSKVVNLAAETKLPDAASGFRAYSKAALYRLNIVTQFSYCMETIIQAGNKRLRIESIPVTTNPKTRESRLFKNIWQHMFKSGLAITRSFLMFKPYVILGWLGGLMMLAGLIPFIRFFIFWLQGEGAGNIQSLIFGSAMLVGGLLSLALLVIADLLRTNRVLIEDQLERIKEIQYGLDPMTDDPKARTPEGLMEQRRALEAHRTETDPLGLAHNRQTEGHS; this is encoded by the coding sequence ATGAAAGTATTTGTGCAGGTCCCATGCCTGAATGAGGAGACCACCCTGCCCCTCGTGCTCGAGTCGATCCCCCGGGAGATCCCGGGAGTGGATGAGGTCGAGATCCTCATCATCGACGACGGGTCGACCGACCGGACCGTCGAGGTCGCCAAGGAGCACGGGGTCAAGCACTTCGTCCTCCACTCGCGGAACATGGGGCTGGCGAGGTCCTTCCGCGACGGCGTCGACTACGCCCTGTCCCACGGCGCCGACATCGTCGTCAACACGGACGGCGACAACCAGTACCCGCAGGACCGAATCGCTGACCTCGTCACCCCGATCGTCGAGGGCCGCGCCGACATCGTCATCGCGGACCGCCAGACGTCGCAGATCGCGCACTTCTCCCACTTCAAGAAGCTCATGCAGAACGTCGGGTCGAAGGTCGTCAACCTCGCCGCGGAGACGAAGCTCCCCGACGCGGCGTCGGGCTTCCGCGCCTACTCGAAGGCGGCCCTCTACCGTCTCAATATCGTCACCCAGTTCTCGTACTGCATGGAGACGATCATTCAGGCGGGTAATAAGCGCCTGCGGATCGAGTCGATCCCGGTGACGACCAACCCGAAGACACGCGAGTCCCGCCTGTTCAAGAACATCTGGCAGCACATGTTCAAGTCCGGTCTCGCGATCACCCGCTCGTTCCTCATGTTCAAGCCCTATGTCATCCTCGGCTGGCTGGGCGGGCTCATGATGCTGGCCGGGCTCATCCCGTTCATCCGATTCTTCATCTTCTGGCTCCAGGGCGAGGGCGCCGGCAACATCCAGTCGCTCATCTTCGGATCGGCGATGCTCGTCGGCGGCCTCCTCAGCCTGGCCCTCCTCGTCATCGCCGACCTGCTGAGAACGAACAGGGTCCTCATCGAGGATCAGCTCGAGCGGATCAAGGAGATCCAGTACGGGCTCGACCCGATGACCGATGATCCGAAGGCCCGCACACCGGAGGGCCTCATGGAGCAGAGGCGCGCGCTCGAGGCTCATCGCACCGAGACGGATCCTCTGGGGCTCGCCCACAATCGGCAGACCGAAGGACATTCGTGA
- a CDS encoding glycosyltransferase family 4 protein, translated as MTERRRRVLLLASTFPARPGDGTPEFVSDLAVELAKSMDVRVLVPAVPGAPLRTSHRGVDIHRFRFFPRKWEDLAEGAILENLRGKKLRALQIAPFFISEIIHIARAIRSFRPDVIHAFWIIPQGLSAYIANRRIPVLLTTLGGDLYALIDTPIRTVVKRIVSRAEHTTVMNDQMKAQLERLGVTEVSVEPMGADLTGIIPHEVRDIDTAELLFVGRLVEKKGLRHLIAALRHTRVDWHLTVIGDGPLEGELRALAAGLPIDFVGAKPKRELREHYSRADIIILPSVRAVSGDQDGLPVVLLESLASGLPAIASNLPGIDTVIEDGTTGLLVEPGDEAGLARAIDRLTADRGLRERISAAGAQRAERHSVEAVGRRYAALLESIARRP; from the coding sequence GTGACAGAGCGCCGACGGCGGGTGCTCCTGCTGGCGTCGACCTTCCCCGCCCGCCCGGGGGACGGGACGCCTGAGTTCGTCAGCGATCTCGCAGTCGAGCTGGCGAAGAGTATGGACGTCCGGGTTCTTGTGCCCGCTGTGCCCGGGGCCCCGCTCCGCACCTCCCACCGGGGAGTCGACATCCACCGGTTCCGCTTCTTCCCCCGCAAGTGGGAGGACCTCGCCGAAGGCGCCATCCTCGAAAATCTCCGCGGCAAGAAGCTGCGGGCCCTGCAGATCGCCCCGTTCTTCATCTCCGAAATCATCCACATCGCCCGCGCGATCCGCTCCTTCAGGCCGGATGTCATCCACGCCTTCTGGATCATCCCGCAGGGCCTGTCCGCCTACATCGCCAACCGGCGGATCCCCGTCCTCCTCACGACCCTCGGTGGGGACCTCTACGCCCTCATCGACACCCCCATTCGGACGGTCGTCAAGAGGATCGTCTCGAGAGCCGAGCACACGACGGTCATGAACGACCAGATGAAGGCGCAGCTCGAGCGACTCGGCGTGACCGAGGTGAGCGTCGAGCCCATGGGCGCCGATCTCACCGGCATCATCCCCCACGAGGTCCGTGACATCGACACGGCCGAGCTTCTCTTCGTCGGCCGCCTCGTCGAGAAAAAGGGCCTGCGCCACCTCATCGCCGCACTCCGCCACACGCGGGTCGATTGGCACCTCACGGTCATCGGCGATGGTCCCCTCGAGGGTGAGCTGAGGGCGCTGGCGGCAGGTCTGCCCATCGACTTCGTTGGGGCGAAGCCCAAGCGTGAGCTGCGCGAGCACTACTCCCGCGCCGACATCATCATCCTCCCCTCCGTGCGGGCCGTCTCGGGCGACCAGGACGGCCTGCCGGTCGTCCTCCTCGAGTCGCTGGCCTCCGGGCTGCCCGCGATCGCCTCGAACCTGCCCGGTATCGACACCGTTATCGAGGACGGGACGACCGGCCTGCTCGTCGAGCCGGGGGATGAGGCGGGGCTCGCCCGCGCCATCGACCGCCTCACCGCCGATCGGGGTCTGCGGGAGAGAATCTCCGCTGCCGGCGCCCAGCGCGCCGAACGACACAGCGTCGAGGCCGTCGGCAGGCGCTACGCGGCCCTCCTCGAGTCGATTGCGAGGCGGCCATGA
- a CDS encoding NAD-dependent epimerase/dehydratase family protein gives MRVGVIGARGFIGTALTAALESAGHEAVPFTQEHPITSPEGRKAANGLDGAVWVASSSTPASVGQHPETADAELDLFRESLAAMADLDIARFILVSSGGTVYGSAPAPSSEEDELAPVNAYGRLKAQMEGIAREQRPDSTILRLSNVYGPGQLAKGGQGVLGHWLDAIINGRRPVIFGDPAVARDYVFVGDCADAIIAALATDRSIGATINIGSGEPTSLCSLLDIVAQVTGRQIDPIIDEGRPFDNSSTWLRIDRARDLLGWRPSTSLVDGVRAMWDWKVGR, from the coding sequence ATGAGAGTCGGAGTCATCGGGGCACGCGGGTTCATCGGCACCGCCCTCACCGCCGCCCTCGAATCCGCCGGACACGAGGCGGTCCCCTTCACGCAGGAGCACCCGATCACGAGCCCCGAGGGTCGGAAGGCCGCCAACGGTCTCGACGGGGCGGTCTGGGTCGCGTCGAGCAGCACGCCCGCGAGCGTCGGCCAGCACCCGGAGACCGCCGACGCCGAGCTCGACCTGTTCCGTGAGTCGCTGGCTGCCATGGCCGATCTCGACATCGCCCGGTTCATCCTCGTCTCCTCGGGCGGCACCGTCTACGGCAGCGCCCCGGCCCCATCGAGCGAAGAGGATGAGCTGGCCCCCGTCAACGCCTACGGCAGGCTCAAGGCGCAGATGGAGGGGATCGCGCGCGAGCAGCGTCCCGACTCGACCATCCTCCGGCTGTCCAACGTCTATGGTCCCGGCCAGCTCGCCAAGGGCGGGCAGGGCGTGCTCGGGCATTGGCTCGACGCCATTATCAACGGGCGCCGGCCGGTCATCTTCGGCGATCCCGCCGTCGCCCGCGACTACGTCTTCGTCGGGGACTGCGCGGACGCCATCATCGCCGCTCTTGCAACCGACCGCTCCATCGGTGCCACGATCAACATCGGCTCCGGCGAGCCGACCTCACTGTGCAGTCTCCTCGACATTGTCGCGCAGGTGACCGGCCGGCAGATCGACCCGATCATCGATGAGGGGCGCCCCTTCGACAACTCGTCGACCTGGCTCCGCATCGACCGGGCCCGCGACCTGCTCGGCTGGCGGCCGTCGACGAGCCTCGTCGATGGCGTGAGAGCCATGTGGGATTGGAAGGTGGGGCGATGA
- a CDS encoding glycosyltransferase — translation MRILGFGTYNIAAHPRVGILLEGLRDRGHTVDELNEPLRVSTEGRVAALSSPSAALTFFGRLAKNWIRLIAGTRRHRGSRRPDAILVGYLGHFDVLLARILYPRTTIILDHLIYAADTAADRGAKGGVLNRILTGLDRLAITAADIVVYDTTAHADLAPAPLQHKGVVVPVGAPDAWFEARQEYPISGVVFYGLYTPLQGTPTIARALRILADSGDLPPVTMIGTGQDYEEVREIVGDADITWIDWAESTELPAIVASHAIGLGIFGTTDKAQRVVPNKVYQSMAAGCATITSDTAPQRAMLGNAATYVPAGDPAALADAIRTLVNDDARREEMRGRAFDLASRSFTHSAVITPLEERLS, via the coding sequence ATGAGAATCCTCGGCTTCGGCACGTACAACATCGCCGCCCATCCCCGCGTCGGCATCCTGCTCGAGGGCCTGCGCGACCGCGGACACACCGTCGATGAGCTCAACGAGCCGCTGCGGGTGAGCACCGAGGGCCGCGTGGCCGCACTCTCCTCGCCCTCGGCGGCCCTCACCTTCTTCGGCCGTCTGGCGAAGAACTGGATCCGCCTCATCGCGGGCACCAGGAGGCACCGGGGGTCCCGGCGGCCCGACGCGATCCTCGTCGGCTACCTCGGTCACTTCGATGTCCTGCTCGCCAGGATCCTCTACCCACGAACGACGATCATTCTCGACCACCTCATCTATGCGGCCGACACGGCCGCCGACCGGGGCGCAAAGGGCGGCGTCCTCAACCGCATCCTCACCGGACTCGACAGGCTTGCGATCACGGCGGCCGACATCGTCGTCTACGACACGACCGCCCACGCCGATCTCGCGCCCGCCCCGCTTCAGCACAAGGGGGTCGTCGTCCCCGTCGGCGCACCGGACGCATGGTTCGAGGCCCGGCAGGAGTACCCGATCAGCGGCGTCGTCTTCTACGGGCTCTACACCCCGCTCCAGGGCACTCCGACCATTGCCCGCGCGCTGCGGATCCTCGCGGACAGCGGTGACCTTCCGCCGGTGACGATGATCGGCACGGGCCAGGACTACGAAGAGGTGCGGGAGATCGTCGGCGACGCCGACATTACGTGGATCGACTGGGCTGAGTCGACGGAGCTGCCCGCCATCGTCGCCTCCCACGCGATCGGGCTCGGCATCTTCGGCACGACCGACAAGGCCCAGCGGGTCGTCCCCAACAAGGTGTACCAGTCGATGGCGGCGGGATGCGCGACGATCACGTCCGACACCGCGCCCCAGCGGGCGATGCTGGGGAACGCGGCGACCTACGTGCCGGCCGGTGACCCGGCGGCGCTCGCTGATGCGATCCGCACTCTCGTGAACGACGATGCTCGGCGGGAGGAGATGCGGGGGCGGGCCTTTGACCTCGCGTCCCGCTCCTTCACCCACAGCGCAGTCATCACCCCACTCGAGGAGCGTCTCTCGTGA